The nucleotide sequence AAGGAGCTTTTTTTTCAGTATGAAAATGGGCCTCCATCGCGGCGAGTTTGGCAGGTTGTCTTTGCGCCACATCTTTGGCAGAAAGATCACCGCTTAGCGGTTGTAAGATGGCGGCTATGGCTCCAAGCGTCAAGGCGATTTTAAGGGCGCTTTTATGGATTGCTTCATTTTTTCCTTTGATCAACATGAACGCGTGGATTCCTCCAACAGCAAAACAAGTGGCCACAAAAGCTGCCAAGACCATATGCAAGGCTTGTGTGAACCATGCATCATTGAACATGGCGGCAATGGGATCGATATTAATGTATTCACCGTTTACAAAATCAAAACCTGCGGGGGAATTCATCCAAGCATTGGCGGCTACAACCAAAATTCCAGAGGCCAGGCCGCTGATTCCAACTACCACTCCTGTAAACCAATGGAACCAAGGGTTGAACTTTTTCCATCCATATAGAAAGAATCCCAAGGCAATGGCTTCAATGAAGAAAGCTGTTCCTTCCAAAGAAAATGGCATACCGAATATAGGACCAGCGTGCTTCATAAATTCAGGCCATAATAATCCTAATTCAAAGGAAAGCATGGTCCCGGATACTGCTCCAGTCACAAAGAAAATGGCCACACCTTTGCTCCATGCCTTTGCGAGGATTTTGTACTTTTCTTGTTTAGTTCTTAGGTATTTGTAATGGGAAATGGCCATTAAAAATGGCATGATCATTCCGATACAGGCAAAAATAATGTGGAAGCCCAGGGAGAGGGCCATTTGTGATCTTGCAGCTAATAAATCATCCATGTGAAGAAATTGATAAAGAATGAATCCTGCTTGAATTTACGGTTTTTTGCCCATTGGGTTGGTTTTATTTTTAGTATTATTTAAGGATTGTTTAGAATAAAATAAGGTTGTTGGTGGTTTTATGGATTTTTTAGAACTTGTTCTAAAGATTTGATTCGATTGATTTTGCCAGATGCGGTTTCTATAAAATTATCTACAAAATAGATTGTTTTGGGATTTTCATAGCTCCCTAAAGTGCTTTTTATGGACTGAGAAAATTCTTTCAGAAAATCCGTATTTGGCCTTTGTGATTCAACCACAAGAATGACTTGCTCACCCCATTTTGGATGTGGGGCTCCCGCGATAAAATAGCGGGTAGCTGGAAGTTTTTTGCCAATAATAAGAGAAAGTTTTTTTTCAATTTCTTCAGGTTGGAGTTTAATGCCTCCAGAGTTGATGGTGAAATCAGCCCTTCCTTTCCAGATAAATTGTTGCTCATTTAAAATTTCCACCAAATCATTGGTGTGTAGTTCTGTCAAGGCCATGGGAGCCTTGATGATGAGTTTGCCTTCCTTGTCTTGACTAATTTGAACACCAGGAAGGGTATGGTAGGTTAATTTAGAAGCTGGAAGTATTGGGGCCAGGGCAATATGAGAAACAGTTTCTGTCATTCCATAAGTTTGATAGGCTTGAATCTCTAGCTTGGCAATTCTAGTTTTTAATTCTTCAGATATGGGCGCCCCTCCAATAATCAAGTGTTTAATGTTTTGGAGCGCTTTGGTGGTTTTGGGGGAAATGAGCGATGTTTCTACCTGTGAAGGAACCATGGCCACAAAATCAAGGTCGTTTTGATCAACGAAATCTTCAAGTGGATTGCTTTTCGGTTCAATTAGGGTGAGGTTACAGTTCCATTGCATAGCTCTTACTAACATCATTTTCCCTGCAATCATGCCGGTATTCAGACAGCAGAGCAAATGTTTGTTTTTACTTATTTTGAAAAAGTCCCCGGTGGCCTTAGCGCTGGATTCCATTTGCTGTCTGCTTACCATGATTTTTTTTGGTTTTCCCGTTGAACCAGAGGTTTGTAGCTCAAACTTTTCTCGCCCATTGAGCCATTGCCGGCAGAAGGTTAAGGATTCTTGATAATAATTGCTTAGCTCGGGCCATTGACCAAGTTGAATTTGCTCAAATGAAATTTTATGGTTTTGGATAAAAATGTCAGTCATTTAATTAAGTGATTATGGAGCAAATTACATTTTTTTGAGAGGCTTTGGAACGGAAGAGTAAGTAAAAAAATCTTTGTAGGTATCAGCCATTAATTGATATTTAAGCACAAATAATAATTTTGAGCCTGTTATCTTGCGCTAAAATTACCTTTTAATCTAATCAATAAGCAAAATGGAATGGAAAGTAGTTAAAGAATTTGAAGATATAACCTATAAAAAATGCGGTGGGGTTGCAAGGATCGCCTTTAACCGTCCAGAAGTAAGGAATGCCTTTAGGCCCAAAACCACTAGTGAGCTTTTTGAGGCGTTTTTAGATGCCAGAGAAGATACTTCTATTGGGGTAGTGTTGCTTTCTGCTGAAGGTCCTTCTCCAAAAGATGGCATTTATTCTTTTTGCAGTGGAGGTGATCAAAAGGCAAGAGGTGAGCAGGGGTATGTGGGAGATGATGGGATGCACCGATTGAATATTTTGGAGGTACAACGATTGATCAGATTTATGCCTAAAGTGGTGATTGCCGTTGTGCCTGGTTGGGCTGTTGGAGGTGGTCATAGTTTACATGTGGTCTGTGACCTGACCTTGGCTAGTAAAGAGCATGCTATTTTTAAGCAAACTGATGCAGATGTGACCAGCTTTGATGGAGGTTATGGATCAGCTTATTTAGCCAAAATGGTTGGACAGAAGCGTGCCCGGGAAATATTCTTTTTGGGGAGGAATTATTCTGCCCAAGAGGCTTATGAAATGGGGATGGTCAATGCTGTAATCCCTCATGATGAATTGGAAGATACGGCATTTCAGTGGGCTCAGGAAATTTTGGAAAAATCTCCAACTTCTATAAAAATGCTGAAGTTTGCTTTTAATCTTACTGATGATGGAATGGTAGGACAGCAGGTTTTTGCCGGTGAAGCTACAAGGCTGACCTATATGACAGAGGAAGCCAAAGAAGGGAGAAATGCTTTTCTTGAAAAAAGAAAGCCCAACTTTAAAGATATTAAATGGATACCTTAATCCATGCACCGAACAAGCCAACACTTTATCTTAAATAAAATGTGTTGGCTTGTTTCCGTTCTTTATTTTAACATCTTTTTGAAGGTTTTTAGTATTTCGGCATTTTTAACGCTTTCTGATTTTACTTCTAGGATTTTAGGCCTGATAGAGGGGTGATAAAAGTCCTCCAGTGCATTTTCTAATTCTATCTCATCTTTGGCCGTATAGTATTTAAAATTAAAATCCTTGGCTAAGTTTTCTGCTTGAAGGGACTGTTTGGTTTCAAAGAATTCTTCAAGCTCTGCTTGTTTGCTAGGTCCATCTATCAATCGGAAAATGCCTCCGGCTTGATTGTTTAAGAGAATAATTCGAAGGTTATTAAAAGGATAATTGTGCCAGAAGGCGTTTCGGTCATAAAAGAAGGCCAAGTCTCCAGTGATCAAGGTGACAAAATCTTTGGTGGTAAAGGTGCATCCTACCGCTGTACTGTTGGAACCATCGATTCCACTGGTACCTCTATTGCAGATGATTTCTTGTTTTCTTGGCCCTAAGAAATTTACATAGCGAACAGACATGCTATTGGCCAGGTGTAACTTGGAGTTGTGAGGAATGTGTTTCAGTACCTCGTAAATGGCTTTGAATTCTCCGAAATCAATACCTTCCAAGGCATTGGTTATTTTTGTTTCAAGTACTTTATTGGCGTCATACCAAGTCTGGTAAAATGATGTATTGGTCTCTCCAAGATAGGAATGGATGAATTTTAAAAACTGGGGAGTACCACAATAAATTTGTTTCGATAGGCCCTGATAGGTGTCGGGAACTTCTCCTCCCGCTTGAATATGCCAATGGTCTGCATTTGATTCCCGCAGAAATAGTTTTAAGGCTTTTGAAATAATTGATTTACCAAAGCTGATGATCAAGTCGGGTTTTAGGGCGTTTTTGTCTATCAGGGGAATTAACTGATCATGGTAGTTGATAGTATGTTCGGATTGTAGGTTGCTGATTGTATCCGTAACGATGATAGCTTGTTTTGCTTTTGAAATATTATCTAGAAGTTCCTGTAGCGCTTTATTAGGGAGTTGTTGCCCCGGAACAATAATGATTTTATCATATGAGTGAAGTTGAGTTTTAAGTTTGATGAGGGCTTCATCAGATAAGATCATTTCAGCACTAATCTGTTCAACGACACGAACAGGAATGCCATAATCGAATTTTTCATTTTCAGTAGGATAAAAGGGCTCTCTTAACGGGATATTTATATGCACGGGGCCAGCAGGGAAGCTTTGGGCAAGATTGCAGGCCTCGTTACTGATTCGATTAGCATGCCATATTTTATCCTTATGGGAAAAATCATCAGGAAAGCAATAATCCTTTTTGATATGTCTTCCATAAATTTTTTCCTGTCGAATCGTTTGGCCGTCCCATTGGTCAATCCACTCATTGGGTCTATCAGCAGTGATCACTATTAGTGGGATTTGTTGAAAAAATGCTTCTGCAACTGCCGGGGCGTAGTTCAATGCAGCTGTTCCACTGGTACAAACCAGTACAACTGGTTTTTTGAGTTGCTGAGCCATACCCAAGGCAATAAATGCCGCAGAGCGCTCATCTGAAATGGTTCTACAGTGAAGATCAGGATGTCTGGCAAAAGCCAAGGTGATTGGTGCACAGCGAGAACCTGGAGAAAGAATAATGTTATTTACGCCTTTTTTGGCGCAAATATTCGCTAGATCGATGAGTGGTTGAATGATCAAAATAGGCGCTTATTGAATGAATTTACCAATGATTTCACATTTAAGAGAGGTTTCCTCCCATTCTTTTTCCGGGTTAGAGTCTTCGGTTACTCCTGCGCCGGCATATAGAATGACTTCCCCATTTAAAATTTGTGCCGTCCGTAGATTGACATAAATGGAGGTTTGGTTTTCAATATTTACTGGCCCGATGAATCCAGAAAAGAAAGATCTGTCAAATTTTTCATGTTTTAGAATGAATTCCATGGCTTTGTCCTTGGGGGTACCACATACAGCAGAGGTAGGATGAAGAAGTTTGAGCATGACTGCCCCGAGTTGGGGGAAGTTGGTGGCTTCCATATCTACTCTGAAATCAGATCTTAGGTGAAGTAAATTGCCTGCCAAAACTGTTTTTGGTCCGTTTTCTTCATATTCTCTCAGTCTGATTTTTTTGAAGTTACTGACAATATACCTGCTGACCAGGGCTTGTTCCTCGATTTCCTTTTGTGTCCAAGCGGCATTTTTTATAGGGTTGTCGCCTTGGGCTCTTTGCGTGCCTGCCAATGCCATGGTGTAGAAATATTTTCCCTCAGTTTTGATCAAAATTTCCGGAGTTGCTCCTAGCCAGGTACCTATGTTAGGAATATGGAAAAAGTTGACAAAGGTATTGGGGTAAGCCTTGCATAAGCCTAAAAAGGTTTTTATCAAATCAAAGTTAGACTTAGGTTTGATTTTTTTGACCCTTGAGGGGACTACTTTAGCCATTTCCCCGGAATTTATGGCAGATATCCCTGCTGAAACAAAATTGATGAAGTCTTCTTTGGTTGAAGAAGCCGTGTCAGATAGTGTTTTTGGTACATGGTTTTGTTGCCAGAAGTTTTTGATGAAATCTTTTATTTCTGTATGTTTTGTTTGTTTGGAAAGGAAGTCCTCATCAAGCTCCTCAGGAGATATAGGCATATCTAAATCAAGTTTGATATAGTCTGTGGCTTTAAGAAAATAAGCTTTATGGTCTGCATCCTGAGAAAAAGTATGGGCTATAAAACCTGCAGGGAGTTGGTCCAAGTCCAAGTCGACTTTTTTTATTTTCTCGGTTTTGTCAACAATGACTTGTACCGTCGTACTCTTTGGAGATTTCCAAATAGCAATTTGATGACCACCTTTTAGTGCGTCATAGAGCTTCCAAGAGATAAATTCCTCTAGACAAATGGTCTTTGGTTGGGCGGTTGATATATCCATTATTATTTTTTATCCAGGACAGCTATGGTGATCCTGCTTATACAAATTAAAGTATTGGATTCAGCGTAGATTTTAATTTCCCAAACATGCGTTTTTTGACCAATATGAATTGGTCGGGCAATTCCTATTACTTTTCCATCTTTAACAGATTTGAGGTGATTAGCGTTTATTTCCAATCCAACACAATATTTTTTATCCGTGTCAATGCAACAGGTGGCAGCCACACTTCCAAGTGTTTCTGCCAGGACCACACTAGCTCCTCCATGTAACAATCCAAAGGGTTGTTTTGTTCTGTGGTCTACTGGCATGCTCGCCTCGATAAAATCATCTCCGATTTTTGTAAATTGAATACCCAGATAGCCGGACATGCTGTCCTGACCTAGTTTATTCAAAAAATCGACATCGAGGTTTTGATTAAATATCATGTATTTTGGAATAAAAACGTTTTCTTTGAAAATTGTAAACAAAAATACGGAATCTTGAGTACTAAAAAAATCTACCTCGTTCGTCATGGACAGACGGATTATAATTTAAAAGGTGTGGTACAAGGCAGCGGGATAGATGCTCCCATCAATGAAATGGGGCGGCAGCAAGCAGAAGCTTTTTATGATGCCCACAAGCATATTAAATTTGATAAGATTTATTTTACAGGTCTTCAAAGGACACGTCAGTCAATCGCCGGATTTTTAGATAATGGGACACCCTATGAATCAGTAGTGGATTTTAATGAAATCAGTTGGGGGAAATATGAGGGTGTTCCGATGAGTAAGGAGGAGCATAGTTACTACCAAAGCATGCTTCAGAAATGGTCTGAGGGGAACTTGGATTATAGTATTGAAGGAGGTGAATCTCCAAATCAAGTGTATAAGCGCCTAGAAAAGGGACTAAATTATGTGTTGGAGCAGGGAGGGAATACGATACTAATTTGTATGCACGGGCGTGCCATGAGGGTAATGCTGAGCTTGATGCTGGATTATGATCTGAGGTTTATGGATGTTTTTGAACATCATAATTTAGGATGCTATGAATTGACATATTTTGAAAATGGCCGTTTTATGATGGACAGATATAATAATGTCAAGCACTTAAAGCTTAAAGGACTGATTTGATCGCTTTTACCTGTTTTTTATCTAATGAAGCATAAAAGCTAGATAATAGGTCTTGATAACTTTCCTTGGATTCGCTCAAATCGATAATTCGGAAGGCTATTTCCTGTAAAGGCTTTTCCATGGATTTATTGATTTGAACCATTGTCTGTCCAAATTGACACTTGTCAAAATCACAATCAGGGACTTTGATAAATAATACAGCATCAGAATTGCCATTGTAAGTTTTTGTGTCAAATTTTTCGAAGAAATTTAGTTCTATGAATTCGGGGCTTGATTTAAGCTCTTTTAATTCTTTTTTGCTAAATATAACGACGAATGTTTTTTCTTCTGATGCTTTGCAGAACACGGAAGAAGTAATGAGGGTGAATAGGGTAATTAATAATAAATGCTTCATGAAGAAATATATAAAATTAATTACGAGTAATCAAGTGCTTGAGCTTCAATTGTATGTTAAAAAATCTAAATCTTCAAAATATCGTTAATGTGAGGTTTTGGATTAAGATAAAAAATGGAGATAAAAAAAAGGCTGTCAATTTTGACAGCCTTTTTTTATCATTTCTTGCTTTTTGCCTTTGTAGCTCTTTTTTTCTTTGGAAGTGTTTCGTCTTCGATCTCGTCAGCAACATCTGCTAGGATTCTTCCACAATGCTCACATACGATAATCTTTTTCTTTTCTCTAATATCTGCCTGTCTTTGAGGGGGGACGATATTAAAGCAGCCACCGCATGCACCTCTTTTAACTTCCACTACAGCCAAACCGTTCTTGGCATTGGCACGGATTTTTTTATAGGACTTGATAATTCTTTCTTCGATCTTTTTCGTAGCTTTTTCTCTTTCGGCCTTTAGCTTTGATTCTTCAGCTTCACTCTCGGCAACTATAGTGTCAAGCTCCTCTTTTTTGGTGTCAAGGTCTTTCTTCCTATCCTTAAGTGTTTCTTGTAGATCCTGTAAGTCTGAATTTTTTCCATCAATTCTCGCCTCAGCTTCGCCAATCTTCTTTTTGGAAACCTGGATTTCCAAATCTTGGAGTTCCAATTCTTTGGTGATGGCGTCATACTCACGATTGTTTCTGACGTTCATCTGCTGTTCCTGGTACTTTTTGATCAGCTTTTCGGACTCTTTAATAGCTTCTTTGTGACCTTTGATTTCGTCCTCAAGCGCTACGATGTCATTGTTGAATTTTTCTAACCTTGTCTCGTAACCAGCTATTTCGTCCTCTAAATCTTGAACTTCCTCAGGAAGGGCTCCCCGAATTTTAAAAATCGCGTCTAAACGGGAATCTATTTTTTGAAGATTATAAATGGCTTCAAGCTTCTGTGCAACTGTACTTTCCATGTACTATATGTAAGTTATGGGATTCGTAATGACTTTTGTCAAATAGAGTGCAATATTACTAAAATTTTGTGACAATATATCCAATAATAACTCTTTTGTGTGAATTTCACTTTCGTAATGTCCAATGTCTGATATAACTATTTGATTTTCAGCGTCAAAGAATTCATGGTATTTTATGTCAGATGTAATGAAAATATCGGCTTTTGCAGCTTTGGCTGCACCAAGTAAAAATATTCCAGCCCCGCCACAAACTGCTACCGTATTTATGGGCTTGTCTCTCAGGTGAGTATGTTTGATGACATTTAGTCCCATTGATGCTTTTAGATGGAGTAGAAATTCTTTTTCATTCATTGGTTTTTCCAGTTCCCCTAGCATGCCCGCGCCTACTTCTTGAAATTCATTGACTGTTTCCTGAAGATAATAGGCTACCTCTTCATAAGGGTGGGATGATTTTAGGGCAGCGATCACTTTTCTTTGTAGGTGTCCAGGGAAAATTAGTTCAATTCTATTTTCCCTTACATTTTCCGCCTTGCCTTTTTCTCCTATGCTTGGGTTGGCTTGATCTGAAGGAAGGAAACTTCCTTTGCCTTGAGTAGTGAAGCTACATTTACTGTATTCTCCTATAGCGCCTGCCCCCGTTGCATAAAGCGCCTCTAATACACTATCGGTGTTTTCGATAGGAACAAATGTCGTCAGCTTCATTAATAAGCCCTTTTTTGGGGCTAAGATCTGGGTGTTTATGAGGCCAATTTTATCACAGATTTTTTTGTTCACTCCAGTATGGATATGGTCCAAGTTGGTGTGTATGGCATATATGGCAATTTCGTTTTTGATGGCCTTAAGCACAGTTCTCTCTACGTAATTTTTTCCTGTAAGGCTTTTTAGCCCCTTAAATATAATAGGGTGATGAGCGACAATCATATTGCAGCCTAGAGAGATAGCTTCTTCTACTACGTCCTCAGTGACATCTAGAGTACATAGTATACCTTTTACTTCTTCATGAGGATTGCCAGTGATTAGTTGCGCATTGTCGTATGACTCTTGAAATGAAGGAGGGGCTATGGTTTCCAGGTAGGAAACTACATCTCTAATCAAATTAACCATATATTTGTATTTACCTTTTGATCCAAAATTATAAAAAATTAAGTAATGCAGCCCTATCAGTACTTTATGTATCCTTTTTCTCTTTTATATGATGGGATTACCCGTTTGAGAAATAGGATGTTTGATACGGGGGTGAAAAAGAGTATAGTGTTTGAAATCCCTACTATTGTAGTTGGAAATCTGGCTATTGGAGGAACAGGGAAGACGCCTATGGTTGAATTTTTTGTTGAGAATTTTAAAGGATCTCATGAGCTGGCTTGTTTGAGCCGAGGTTATGGTCGAAAGACTCAAGGTTTTATTTTGGCAGGATCTGGAGCAACTGCTGATGAGCTCGGAGACGAGCCCTTTCAGATTTTTTCCAAGTACGGTCATGAAATTACTGTAGCAGTTGGAGAACAAAGGATTTTGGCTATTCCGCAAATAATAGCAGAAAATCCAGCTACTGAATTGGTGGTTTTGGATGATGCTTTTCAGCACAGGTATGTAAAGGGGGACATGAATGTGCTGTTGACCACTTTTCAAAAGCCATTTTTTGAGGATCATGTTTTGCCCATGGGGACTTTGCGGGAAAGCCGTGAAGGGGCGAAAAGAGCGGATGTTGTGGTAGTGACGAAATCTCCGAAAGAATTAGAGGAAAGGACCAAGCAGGAATACATAGCGAAAATCCGTCCTTATGTGAAAAAACATTGCCCTGTGCTTTTTGCAGGGCTTAATTATGGTGAACCTTATAATGTTCGTAGTCATGAGAAAGCAGATGTTCAGAAGGTTGTTTTGGTCAGTGGTATTGCCAATAATAAATTACTGAAGGAATGGGTGGAAGCTAAATATGAGCTCCTAGAAGTGTTGGAATACAGTGATCACCACCATTATAATGAAAAAGACCTCAGGTTTATGCTAGAGCGTATGGAGGCTTATAGGGATGAAAATCCGACCCTTCTTACCACTGAAAAAGATGCTGTAAAACTTAATGCCAATAAATTTCTTCCTTATTTGCAAGAAATTCCGATTTTTGCGGTGCCCGTCCAGGTGAAATTTGAAGAAAAGGACAGGGATACCCTGCTGGACATGGCATCAAAAGTCATTAGAAACAAAGCCTATCAAAGTGAAGTGTAAACAGCTAATTGTCTTATTTTTATTCATGCTTGTGAGCAGCATGACCACCTTCGGGCAAACCAGTAGAGGGCAAGAGGCTACTGGTGAAGGAAAGCAGGAAGATCAGCAGCAAAGGAGAGGGGGGCTTATAGATGATTCTACAAAGATGGTCTATGGACCAAAAACTTCACTTTATTTTCTGGAAAAGAATGTTCGCTTCAATAAAATGGAGAAGACACCTTTGGATACTGGGCTGACTAATTTCCATAATTTTGAACCTGTTTTTAAAAGTGGAAACAGGTATCAGGATTTGGGAAATTTGGGAAGTGCAGCAAAGCCTGTATATTATGACCTTCCTGGGAAGATTGGGACTACTTCGGGTTTTGGTGTTTATGACCTTTACTACAAGTCGCCAGATAGTTTGAAATATTTCGATACTAAATCTCCCTACACTAAGCTGGAAGCTTTTTATGGTGGAGGAAACCGGAATATGTTGAATGTGGAATTTGCCAGGAATATCACACCTACTTGGAATGTAGGATTCAACTTTAACACTATTAGGGCGAGAAAGACACTGAACCCTAATGCCAGGGATGATAATATGGCCGAACAAACCAGTTATTCTATTCATACCAATTATCAATCTGATAATGGTAAGTACAGACTTCTGGCTAATTTTTCCCGAATGCACCATAAGGTTTTTGAGCAAGGAGGGATTATATCTCCTGAAGTAGACAGTACCTCTCTGTATTTTACCTATGAAGATTCAAAGGTTTGGTTGAGTAACAGTGAGGCGGTGGACTTGAGGCAAGATTATCATCTTTATCAGCAGTTTGAAATCCTTAAAGGCTGGCAAATTTATCATGTTACGGATTGGAGGAAACAAGGGGTCTCCTTTGTGTCTGATCTAACTACCAGTGATTCAGTATTTTTTAATCAGTTCAATCAAAACAGATTTATTAATCAAGATACTACCCAAAATTATCATCGATTTGTGGAGTTTAACAATGAGGCTGGTTTCAAGGGAGATTTTGGTCCCGTATATTATAATGCTTATGTGAAATACCGCAGTGGCTCATTGGGCAGCCCATATTTTGAAAGAGATAATAATTTCAATGAG is from Echinicola marina and encodes:
- a CDS encoding 1,4-dihydroxy-2-naphthoyl-CoA synthase is translated as MEWKVVKEFEDITYKKCGGVARIAFNRPEVRNAFRPKTTSELFEAFLDAREDTSIGVVLLSAEGPSPKDGIYSFCSGGDQKARGEQGYVGDDGMHRLNILEVQRLIRFMPKVVIAVVPGWAVGGGHSLHVVCDLTLASKEHAIFKQTDADVTSFDGGYGSAYLAKMVGQKRAREIFFLGRNYSAQEAYEMGMVNAVIPHDELEDTAFQWAQEILEKSPTSIKMLKFAFNLTDDGMVGQQVFAGEATRLTYMTEEAKEGRNAFLEKRKPNFKDIKWIP
- the menD gene encoding 2-succinyl-5-enolpyruvyl-6-hydroxy-3-cyclohexene-1-carboxylic-acid synthase, which gives rise to MIIQPLIDLANICAKKGVNNIILSPGSRCAPITLAFARHPDLHCRTISDERSAAFIALGMAQQLKKPVVLVCTSGTAALNYAPAVAEAFFQQIPLIVITADRPNEWIDQWDGQTIRQEKIYGRHIKKDYCFPDDFSHKDKIWHANRISNEACNLAQSFPAGPVHINIPLREPFYPTENEKFDYGIPVRVVEQISAEMILSDEALIKLKTQLHSYDKIIIVPGQQLPNKALQELLDNISKAKQAIIVTDTISNLQSEHTINYHDQLIPLIDKNALKPDLIISFGKSIISKALKLFLRESNADHWHIQAGGEVPDTYQGLSKQIYCGTPQFLKFIHSYLGETNTSFYQTWYDANKVLETKITNALEGIDFGEFKAIYEVLKHIPHNSKLHLANSMSVRYVNFLGPRKQEIICNRGTSGIDGSNSTAVGCTFTTKDFVTLITGDLAFFYDRNAFWHNYPFNNLRIILLNNQAGGIFRLIDGPSKQAELEEFFETKQSLQAENLAKDFNFKYYTAKDEIELENALEDFYHPSIRPKILEVKSESVKNAEILKTFKKMLK
- the lpxK gene encoding tetraacyldisaccharide 4'-kinase, which encodes MQPYQYFMYPFSLLYDGITRLRNRMFDTGVKKSIVFEIPTIVVGNLAIGGTGKTPMVEFFVENFKGSHELACLSRGYGRKTQGFILAGSGATADELGDEPFQIFSKYGHEITVAVGEQRILAIPQIIAENPATELVVLDDAFQHRYVKGDMNVLLTTFQKPFFEDHVLPMGTLRESREGAKRADVVVVTKSPKELEERTKQEYIAKIRPYVKKHCPVLFAGLNYGEPYNVRSHEKADVQKVVLVSGIANNKLLKEWVEAKYELLEVLEYSDHHHYNEKDLRFMLERMEAYRDENPTLLTTEKDAVKLNANKFLPYLQEIPIFAVPVQVKFEEKDRDTLLDMASKVIRNKAYQSEV
- a CDS encoding AMP-binding protein; the protein is MTDIFIQNHKISFEQIQLGQWPELSNYYQESLTFCRQWLNGREKFELQTSGSTGKPKKIMVSRQQMESSAKATGDFFKISKNKHLLCCLNTGMIAGKMMLVRAMQWNCNLTLIEPKSNPLEDFVDQNDLDFVAMVPSQVETSLISPKTTKALQNIKHLIIGGAPISEELKTRIAKLEIQAYQTYGMTETVSHIALAPILPASKLTYHTLPGVQISQDKEGKLIIKAPMALTELHTNDLVEILNEQQFIWKGRADFTINSGGIKLQPEEIEKKLSLIIGKKLPATRYFIAGAPHPKWGEQVILVVESQRPNTDFLKEFSQSIKSTLGSYENPKTIYFVDNFIETASGKINRIKSLEQVLKNP
- a CDS encoding Nif3-like dinuclear metal center hexameric protein — encoded protein: MVNLIRDVVSYLETIAPPSFQESYDNAQLITGNPHEEVKGILCTLDVTEDVVEEAISLGCNMIVAHHPIIFKGLKSLTGKNYVERTVLKAIKNEIAIYAIHTNLDHIHTGVNKKICDKIGLINTQILAPKKGLLMKLTTFVPIENTDSVLEALYATGAGAIGEYSKCSFTTQGKGSFLPSDQANPSIGEKGKAENVRENRIELIFPGHLQRKVIAALKSSHPYEEVAYYLQETVNEFQEVGAGMLGELEKPMNEKEFLLHLKASMGLNVIKHTHLRDKPINTVAVCGGAGIFLLGAAKAAKADIFITSDIKYHEFFDAENQIVISDIGHYESEIHTKELLLDILSQNFSNIALYLTKVITNPITYI
- a CDS encoding zinc ribbon domain-containing protein, with translation MESTVAQKLEAIYNLQKIDSRLDAIFKIRGALPEEVQDLEDEIAGYETRLEKFNNDIVALEDEIKGHKEAIKESEKLIKKYQEQQMNVRNNREYDAITKELELQDLEIQVSKKKIGEAEARIDGKNSDLQDLQETLKDRKKDLDTKKEELDTIVAESEAEESKLKAEREKATKKIEERIIKSYKKIRANAKNGLAVVEVKRGACGGCFNIVPPQRQADIREKKKIIVCEHCGRILADVADEIEDETLPKKKRATKAKSKK
- a CDS encoding histidine phosphatase family protein encodes the protein MSTKKIYLVRHGQTDYNLKGVVQGSGIDAPINEMGRQQAEAFYDAHKHIKFDKIYFTGLQRTRQSIAGFLDNGTPYESVVDFNEISWGKYEGVPMSKEEHSYYQSMLQKWSEGNLDYSIEGGESPNQVYKRLEKGLNYVLEQGGNTILICMHGRAMRVMLSLMLDYDLRFMDVFEHHNLGCYELTYFENGRFMMDRYNNVKHLKLKGLI
- a CDS encoding cytochrome ubiquinol oxidase subunit I codes for the protein MDDLLAARSQMALSLGFHIIFACIGMIMPFLMAISHYKYLRTKQEKYKILAKAWSKGVAIFFVTGAVSGTMLSFELGLLWPEFMKHAGPIFGMPFSLEGTAFFIEAIALGFFLYGWKKFNPWFHWFTGVVVGISGLASGILVVAANAWMNSPAGFDFVNGEYINIDPIAAMFNDAWFTQALHMVLAAFVATCFAVGGIHAFMLIKGKNEAIHKSALKIALTLGAIAAILQPLSGDLSAKDVAQRQPAKLAAMEAHFHTEKKAPLIIGGIPDEENKTVNYAIKIPGALSFLAHGDFNAEVTGLDQIPQDEHPPVLITHFAFQIMVACGTLLMIVGISWLFGIWRKKNYIYSQKFLGLLALMTPLGFIAVEAGWFVTELGRQPWILYGIMRTSEAVTPMPGIVYSFMLYATIYLSLAVIVSILLIRQINHLDKIQDLSLPLNQ
- a CDS encoding chorismate-binding protein; its protein translation is MDISTAQPKTICLEEFISWKLYDALKGGHQIAIWKSPKSTTVQVIVDKTEKIKKVDLDLDQLPAGFIAHTFSQDADHKAYFLKATDYIKLDLDMPISPEELDEDFLSKQTKHTEIKDFIKNFWQQNHVPKTLSDTASSTKEDFINFVSAGISAINSGEMAKVVPSRVKKIKPKSNFDLIKTFLGLCKAYPNTFVNFFHIPNIGTWLGATPEILIKTEGKYFYTMALAGTQRAQGDNPIKNAAWTQKEIEEQALVSRYIVSNFKKIRLREYEENGPKTVLAGNLLHLRSDFRVDMEATNFPQLGAVMLKLLHPTSAVCGTPKDKAMEFILKHEKFDRSFFSGFIGPVNIENQTSIYVNLRTAQILNGEVILYAGAGVTEDSNPEKEWEETSLKCEIIGKFIQ
- a CDS encoding hotdog fold thioesterase, with translation MIFNQNLDVDFLNKLGQDSMSGYLGIQFTKIGDDFIEASMPVDHRTKQPFGLLHGGASVVLAETLGSVAATCCIDTDKKYCVGLEINANHLKSVKDGKVIGIARPIHIGQKTHVWEIKIYAESNTLICISRITIAVLDKK